A single region of the Aurantiacibacter sp. MUD11 genome encodes:
- a CDS encoding G8 domain-containing protein: MLGLNTAATAQEGPARWSDPATWPSGEVPGEGEAVTIARGTEVVLDVSPPALRSLTIDGKLTFSNEHDLALATEWIYVRGGALEIGTADAPHTSNATITLTDTVPGEDINTMGDRGIMLMGGTLSLHGDRENAWSKLARTAEAGATQIEVLDASGWRPGDEIVLASTDFDPRQAERRRITAIDGNLVTLDAPLEYMHFGEITFGVDERGEVGLLTRNILIQSSEDSQESYFGGHIMAMAGSRMFVSGVELNRMGQHLTLARYPIHWHLIGEGQGQYVRNSAIHDSFNRCVTVHGTNNARIENNVTFNTVGHCFFLEDGIETGNQFIRNLGIQTKCHPTLPCDPTNLGPDGSALASVFGGTGQQSEHILLPSDNTVSTFWITNPDNIYRGNVAAGSDQIGFWFALPVHPTGAFEGTEISANTWPRRTRVREFSGNVAHSNYDGFMFDRGPNPDGTFSVGGSNYHFPVEDGMDPNGEPLVSHFADFTTYKNRNGGVWGRGEMHLFTNLHAADNAIGFTHAASRVGFAEYTSRVENGIFVGESDNIGNPRTPEEIAYGRSLPNDLPDFPIRGYEYYDLRHDVVDTTFVNFQPNDLRDAGALSYLMYTSFGMSTENAVEGAQFVNSKPVSFPPVVQRWASDLGRGNAWRGATIHDRDGSVGGIPGAYIVLDNGIASDADACDLRPAWGAAVCEGDMGRFGVGGQFGFGNTPIENPVILSRNGRRFEYTGETTLRSGADVRVETARDTLSLTLREMDDDSWVVIELPGFRTAEGGTEVASAEALRAAEQTAWYRAEDALWVKLVVDNGGDASVPGSGFGVSTNGNGPGGAFIAGASLGVSR, from the coding sequence ATGCTCGGACTGAATACGGCCGCAACGGCCCAGGAGGGTCCGGCGCGCTGGTCCGATCCGGCGACCTGGCCATCGGGGGAAGTGCCGGGCGAAGGCGAGGCGGTGACCATCGCGCGCGGGACCGAGGTGGTGCTCGACGTCAGCCCGCCGGCCCTGCGCAGCCTCACCATCGACGGCAAGCTGACCTTCTCGAACGAGCACGACCTGGCGCTGGCGACCGAGTGGATCTACGTGCGCGGCGGCGCGCTGGAGATCGGCACGGCGGATGCTCCGCACACCTCCAATGCCACCATCACCCTCACCGACACCGTGCCGGGCGAGGACATCAACACCATGGGCGATCGCGGGATCATGCTGATGGGCGGCACGCTCAGCCTGCATGGCGACCGCGAGAACGCCTGGAGCAAGCTGGCGCGCACCGCCGAGGCGGGCGCCACGCAGATCGAGGTGCTCGATGCCTCGGGCTGGCGCCCGGGCGACGAGATCGTGCTCGCCTCGACCGACTTCGACCCGCGCCAGGCCGAGCGACGCCGCATCACCGCCATCGACGGCAACCTGGTCACGCTCGACGCGCCGCTGGAGTACATGCACTTCGGCGAGATCACCTTCGGCGTCGACGAGCGCGGCGAGGTCGGCCTGCTGACCCGCAACATCCTGATCCAGTCGTCGGAGGACTCACAAGAGAGCTATTTCGGCGGACACATCATGGCCATGGCCGGCTCGCGCATGTTCGTCTCGGGGGTCGAGCTCAACCGCATGGGCCAGCACCTGACGCTGGCTCGCTACCCGATCCACTGGCACCTGATCGGCGAGGGCCAGGGCCAGTACGTCCGCAACTCCGCCATCCACGACAGCTTCAACCGCTGCGTCACCGTGCACGGCACCAACAACGCGCGGATCGAGAACAACGTCACCTTCAACACGGTCGGCCACTGCTTCTTCCTCGAGGACGGGATCGAGACCGGCAACCAGTTCATCCGCAACCTCGGCATCCAGACCAAGTGCCACCCCACGCTGCCGTGCGATCCGACCAACCTTGGCCCGGACGGGTCGGCATTGGCATCGGTGTTCGGCGGGACCGGACAGCAGAGCGAACATATCCTGCTCCCGTCCGACAACACCGTGTCCACCTTCTGGATCACCAACCCGGACAATATCTATCGCGGCAACGTGGCGGCGGGTTCCGATCAGATCGGCTTCTGGTTCGCCCTGCCCGTCCACCCGACGGGAGCCTTCGAGGGGACCGAGATCAGTGCCAATACCTGGCCGCGCCGCACCCGCGTGCGCGAGTTCAGCGGCAACGTGGCGCACTCCAACTACGACGGCTTCATGTTCGACCGCGGGCCCAATCCCGACGGCACCTTCAGCGTCGGCGGCAGCAACTACCACTTCCCGGTGGAAGACGGCATGGACCCCAACGGCGAGCCGCTGGTCTCGCACTTCGCCGACTTCACCACTTACAAGAACCGCAACGGCGGCGTCTGGGGCCGCGGCGAGATGCACCTGTTCACCAACCTGCACGCGGCAGACAATGCCATCGGCTTTACCCACGCAGCATCGCGCGTCGGCTTTGCCGAATATACCTCGCGCGTAGAGAACGGCATCTTCGTGGGCGAGAGCGACAACATCGGCAACCCGCGCACGCCGGAGGAGATCGCCTACGGCCGAAGCCTGCCGAACGACCTGCCGGACTTCCCCATCCGCGGTTACGAATACTACGACCTGCGGCATGACGTGGTGGACACCACCTTCGTCAACTTCCAGCCCAACGACCTGCGTGATGCAGGCGCGCTGTCCTACCTGATGTACACCAGCTTCGGCATGAGCACCGAGAACGCCGTGGAAGGCGCGCAGTTCGTCAATTCCAAGCCGGTCAGCTTCCCGCCGGTTGTCCAGCGCTGGGCTTCGGACCTTGGCCGCGGCAATGCCTGGCGCGGCGCGACCATCCACGATCGCGACGGGTCGGTGGGCGGCATCCCCGGCGCCTATATCGTGCTCGACAACGGCATTGCGTCGGACGCGGACGCCTGCGACCTGCGCCCGGCATGGGGCGCGGCGGTGTGCGAGGGCGACATGGGCCGCTTCGGCGTCGGTGGCCAGTTCGGCTTCGGCAATACGCCGATCGAGAACCCGGTGATCCTCAGCCGCAATGGCCGACGCTTCGAATATACCGGCGAAACCACCCTGCGCAGCGGGGCGGACGTGCGGGTGGAAACGGCGCGCGACACGCTCTCGCTGACGCTGCGCGAGATGGACGACGACAGCTGGGTGGTGATCGAACTGCCCGGCTTCCGTACGGCCGAAGGCGGCACCGAAGTGGCCAGCGCCGAGGCCCTGCGCGCGGCCGAGCAGACCGCCTGGTACCGCGCCGAGGATGCGCTGTGGGTCAAGCTGGTGGTCGATAACGGTGGCGATGCCAGCGTGCCCGGCTCCGGCTTCGGCGTCAGCACCAACGGCAACGGCCCCGGCGGCGCTTTCATCGCTGGCGCGAGTCTCGGCGTCAGCAGGTAG
- a CDS encoding thymidine phosphorylase family protein: MLRIRRLPIDTFPDNTAFILRQSDGYSAEQFQALRKIRVQGTGCDILATLALVDDERIIGDGEIGLGEQAFRRLGLPEGAEVTIAQARPPGSLEFVRRKIDGDTLNESELAAVIRDIAAHRYSPMEISAFLVACAGFMSTQETLALTRAMVESGNHLNWNAPLVVDKHCIGGIPNNRTSMIIVPIVAAHGLTCPKTSSRAITSPCGTADVMEVLASVDLSAEQMADIVARENAVLAWGGRMNLSPADDVLISVERPLRLDTFEQMVASILSKKVAAGSTHLVIDIPVGPTAKVRSQNDAVRLRKLFEYVARHMGMETKIVFTDGSQPIGRGVGPVLEARDVMAVLRNEPDAPEDLRDHALALAGHMLDFDPELAGGRGYSRALELLASGEALATMERLIDAQGRNPEKPKVGRFRHEVKADKAGRVSAIDCERIARIARYAGAPMDQGAGIDLLHKNGSPVHAGDTLYRIYANSETGLGFARDFAAENSGYSIA, encoded by the coding sequence ATGCTGCGCATCCGGCGGCTGCCGATCGATACATTTCCGGACAACACCGCCTTCATCCTGCGGCAAAGCGACGGCTATTCGGCGGAGCAGTTCCAGGCGCTGCGCAAGATCCGCGTGCAAGGCACCGGCTGCGACATCCTCGCGACGCTGGCGCTGGTCGACGATGAACGGATCATCGGCGATGGCGAGATCGGTTTGGGCGAACAGGCCTTTCGCCGGCTGGGCCTGCCCGAAGGCGCCGAAGTGACCATCGCCCAGGCTCGCCCACCGGGAAGCCTCGAGTTCGTGCGCCGGAAGATCGACGGCGACACGCTGAACGAGTCCGAACTGGCGGCCGTGATCCGGGATATTGCCGCGCACCGCTATTCCCCCATGGAGATCAGCGCGTTCCTGGTCGCCTGCGCCGGCTTCATGAGCACGCAGGAGACGCTGGCCCTGACCAGGGCGATGGTGGAATCCGGCAACCACCTGAACTGGAATGCGCCGCTGGTGGTGGACAAGCACTGCATCGGGGGCATTCCCAACAACCGGACGTCGATGATCATCGTACCGATTGTCGCGGCCCACGGACTGACCTGTCCAAAGACATCCTCGCGCGCAATCACCTCTCCCTGCGGTACCGCGGACGTGATGGAGGTGCTGGCGTCGGTCGACCTGTCCGCCGAGCAAATGGCCGATATCGTCGCCAGGGAAAATGCCGTCCTCGCCTGGGGTGGCCGGATGAACCTGTCCCCGGCCGACGACGTGCTGATTTCGGTAGAGCGCCCCTTGCGGCTCGACACCTTCGAACAGATGGTCGCGTCGATCCTCTCCAAGAAGGTCGCTGCCGGCTCTACCCACCTTGTCATCGACATTCCGGTTGGCCCGACGGCCAAGGTGCGGTCGCAGAACGATGCAGTGCGGCTGCGCAAGCTGTTCGAATATGTAGCACGGCACATGGGGATGGAGACCAAGATCGTCTTCACCGACGGCTCGCAACCCATCGGTCGCGGGGTCGGCCCGGTGCTGGAAGCCCGTGACGTGATGGCGGTGCTGCGTAACGAACCCGATGCGCCGGAAGACCTGCGCGACCATGCCCTGGCCCTTGCCGGCCACATGCTCGACTTCGATCCTGAACTCGCAGGCGGACGTGGCTATTCGCGCGCGCTCGAATTGCTCGCCTCCGGCGAGGCGCTGGCCACGATGGAGCGGCTGATCGACGCGCAAGGCCGCAACCCGGAGAAGCCGAAGGTGGGCCGCTTCCGGCACGAGGTGAAGGCAGACAAGGCTGGCCGAGTCAGCGCCATCGACTGCGAGCGGATAGCTCGCATCGCGCGCTACGCCGGTGCCCCGATGGACCAGGGCGCGGGGATCGACCTGCTGCACAAGAACGGCTCCCCCGTGCACGCAGGCGACACGCTCTACCGCATCTATGCCAATTCCGAGACCGGCCTCGGCTTTGCCCGTGATTTCGCCGCCGAAAATTCGGGCTACAGTATCGCGTGA
- a CDS encoding ribose-phosphate diphosphokinase has protein sequence MVAAVHAFAECLGPAGQLAERLGIGLAEVKVHRFPDGESLVQVEPGTGTAVLFRSLHDPNAKLVELLLAASALRENGADRVIVIAPYLAYMRQDIAFEPGQAVSQRVIGALLAEHFDGLLTVDPHLHRIRSLAEVMPGTDACSISAAPALGQFVEADGDTVLAGPDAESRQWVEAIAAPRGLDVIVGEKRRLGDRQVELHFPGIERVAGRPVILVDDVISSGRTLEVAARQLLAGGATQVEALATHCLASREDLDALRVSGISRITSSDSIAGPTATIPLADILAQAVQERGWLA, from the coding sequence ATGGTGGCAGCGGTTCACGCCTTTGCCGAATGCTTGGGACCAGCGGGGCAGCTCGCCGAGCGACTGGGCATCGGACTTGCCGAGGTGAAGGTGCACCGGTTCCCCGATGGCGAGAGCCTGGTCCAGGTGGAGCCTGGGACGGGCACGGCCGTGCTCTTTCGCTCGCTACACGATCCCAACGCGAAGCTGGTCGAACTCTTGCTGGCAGCGTCCGCTCTGCGCGAGAACGGCGCCGACCGGGTTATCGTCATCGCCCCCTATCTGGCCTACATGCGGCAGGATATCGCCTTCGAGCCGGGGCAGGCGGTGAGCCAGAGGGTGATCGGCGCGCTGCTCGCCGAGCACTTTGATGGCCTGCTGACGGTCGATCCACATTTGCACCGGATCCGGTCGCTGGCCGAAGTCATGCCCGGAACCGACGCGTGCTCCATTTCGGCCGCGCCCGCGCTGGGACAATTCGTGGAGGCAGACGGCGACACCGTGCTGGCCGGACCGGACGCGGAATCCCGGCAATGGGTGGAAGCCATCGCCGCCCCGCGCGGCCTCGATGTCATCGTCGGCGAAAAGCGCCGGCTTGGCGACAGGCAGGTGGAACTGCACTTCCCCGGAATCGAGCGGGTCGCCGGACGGCCGGTGATACTGGTGGACGACGTCATCTCCAGCGGGCGCACGCTGGAAGTGGCTGCCCGGCAGTTGCTGGCTGGTGGAGCTACCCAGGTCGAGGCGCTGGCCACCCACTGTCTCGCCAGCCGGGAAGACCTCGACGCTCTTCGGGTCAGCGGCATCTCGCGCATCACATCATCGGATTCGATCGCCGGACCGACCGCGACGATCCCGCTTGCCGATATTCTGGCGCAAGCGGTGCAGGAACGGGGCTGGCTCGCCTAG
- a CDS encoding DUF6356 family protein — protein sequence MIRLFTEHPSTVGETYFQHFRAASRFGVAMIVGGLACLVHAVFPWVCEKSGSSMIRRLYRAMVTNRADLARLDEVEDSFDWVI from the coding sequence ATGATCCGCCTGTTTACCGAGCACCCGTCCACCGTGGGCGAAACCTACTTCCAGCATTTCCGCGCAGCATCGCGTTTCGGTGTGGCGATGATCGTCGGCGGACTGGCCTGCCTGGTCCATGCGGTGTTCCCGTGGGTTTGCGAGAAGAGCGGCAGCAGCATGATCCGTCGCCTCTACCGCGCGATGGTCACCAACCGTGCCGACCTCGCCCGGCTGGACGAGGTGGAAGACAGCTTCGACTGGGTGATCTGA
- a CDS encoding (2Fe-2S)-binding protein, whose protein sequence is MAFSVTINGETREIDAPGDMPLLWALRNELGMVGTKFGCGIGMCGACTVHVDGQATRSCSLPLSAIGDKEVSTIESLGNTEVGQALQAAWLEDDVMQCGYCQAGQLMNATALLNRNPNPSDDEIDAAMQGNICRCACYKRIHAAIAKVARDEETANA, encoded by the coding sequence ATGGCCTTCTCGGTCACCATCAATGGCGAAACACGCGAAATCGACGCTCCGGGCGACATGCCCCTGCTGTGGGCGCTCCGGAACGAGCTGGGCATGGTCGGCACCAAGTTCGGCTGCGGCATCGGCATGTGCGGTGCCTGCACCGTGCACGTGGACGGCCAGGCGACACGCTCCTGCTCGCTGCCGCTCTCGGCAATCGGCGACAAGGAAGTCTCCACCATCGAATCGCTGGGCAACACCGAGGTCGGCCAGGCGCTGCAGGCAGCGTGGCTGGAAGACGACGTGATGCAGTGCGGCTATTGCCAGGCGGGGCAGCTGATGAACGCGACCGCCCTGCTCAACCGCAACCCGAACCCGAGCGACGACGAGATTGACGCCGCCATGCAGGGCAACATCTGCCGCTGCGCCTGCTACAAGCGTATCCACGCCGCCATCGCCAAGGTCGCCCGCGACGAGGAGACGGCCAATGCCTGA
- a CDS encoding xanthine dehydrogenase family protein molybdopterin-binding subunit, translating into MPEQIELSRRLFLKSSAVAGGGFALAATFSLPASANAAGGAQELNAFITIHPDNSVTIIGKNPEIGQGIKTMLPMLIAEELDADWDDVSIEQADTDAAKYGLQLAGGSFATPMNWYPMRQTGAAARAMLMGAAAQRWGVDVSVLATEPGRVVQPGTNRSVTYGELAGDAVLQPVPDPASLTLKDQADFRIIGRAIGGVDSPKIVRGEPIFGVDTQLEGMVYAAYERSPVFGARLVSANLDAAKAQPGVIDAFTVEGNGNNTELVDGIAIIADNWWLANKARAALEPVWDNGEWASHSTAGYAQAAQDAWASGSGDEVFAEKGDVDAAFAEAAQTFEAEYSYPFLAHVAMEPMNCTAVMNEDGSIEMWAPSQTPQGGLQSVAQYLGVTPDKVTVHITRMGGGFGRRLNNDYMVQVAAIAKQMPGTPVQLIWSREDDVRSDFYRPAGWHKLRAAVNAEGRLTGWADHFVTFDLGGGQFNPATMPADEFPAKYVDNLRFEQTKMATAVPMGALRAPTSNAMAFVMQSFLDEVAIATGKDLPTLMLELTDGVEAEPPTQGFLGPQPGFSAPRLQAVTRKVLEMSPWGEEMPEGHALGFGFYYSHMGYFAEVVEASLDPRNNPQVHNVWVAGDVGRQIINPYGALNQVEGAIIDGLGQAMQLAVEIEGGAAKQSNFHNYPLPRMPMTPQIHTEWVLSDNDPTGLGEPALPPVIPALTNALFALTGTRVRSLPIKREMFA; encoded by the coding sequence ATGCCTGAGCAGATTGAACTCTCTCGCCGCCTGTTCCTGAAGTCGTCTGCCGTGGCCGGCGGCGGCTTTGCGCTGGCTGCCACCTTCTCGCTGCCCGCCAGCGCCAATGCTGCCGGCGGCGCGCAGGAGCTGAACGCCTTCATCACCATCCACCCGGACAATTCCGTCACCATCATCGGCAAGAACCCGGAAATCGGCCAGGGCATCAAGACCATGCTGCCCATGCTGATCGCCGAGGAGCTGGACGCCGACTGGGACGATGTCAGCATCGAGCAGGCGGATACCGATGCGGCCAAGTATGGCCTGCAGCTGGCTGGCGGTTCCTTCGCCACGCCGATGAACTGGTACCCGATGCGCCAGACCGGCGCCGCCGCGCGCGCCATGCTGATGGGCGCCGCCGCGCAGCGCTGGGGGGTCGACGTCTCCGTGCTCGCCACCGAGCCGGGCCGCGTCGTGCAGCCGGGCACCAACCGGTCGGTCACCTATGGCGAGCTGGCCGGCGATGCCGTGCTGCAGCCGGTGCCCGATCCCGCCAGCCTGACGCTTAAGGACCAGGCCGACTTCCGCATCATCGGCCGCGCGATCGGCGGGGTGGACAGCCCCAAGATCGTGCGCGGTGAGCCGATCTTCGGGGTCGATACGCAGCTCGAAGGCATGGTCTATGCCGCTTACGAGCGCTCACCCGTCTTCGGTGCGCGGCTGGTCTCCGCCAACCTCGATGCCGCCAAGGCGCAGCCTGGCGTGATCGATGCCTTCACCGTCGAAGGCAACGGCAACAACACCGAGCTGGTCGATGGCATTGCGATCATCGCCGACAACTGGTGGCTGGCCAACAAGGCTCGCGCCGCGCTGGAGCCGGTGTGGGACAACGGCGAGTGGGCGAGCCACTCGACCGCCGGTTACGCGCAAGCCGCGCAGGACGCTTGGGCTTCGGGCTCGGGTGACGAGGTGTTCGCCGAGAAGGGCGACGTCGACGCCGCCTTCGCCGAGGCCGCGCAGACCTTCGAGGCCGAATACAGCTATCCCTTCCTCGCTCACGTGGCGATGGAGCCGATGAACTGCACCGCAGTGATGAACGAGGACGGCAGCATCGAGATGTGGGCCCCGTCGCAGACGCCGCAGGGCGGCCTGCAGTCGGTGGCGCAGTATCTCGGCGTCACGCCGGACAAGGTGACCGTCCACATCACCCGCATGGGTGGCGGTTTCGGGCGTCGCCTCAACAACGATTACATGGTGCAGGTCGCGGCCATCGCGAAGCAGATGCCCGGCACCCCGGTGCAGCTGATCTGGAGCCGCGAGGACGACGTCCGCAGCGACTTCTATCGCCCCGCCGGCTGGCACAAGCTGCGCGCGGCGGTGAACGCCGAAGGCCGCCTGACCGGCTGGGCCGACCACTTCGTCACCTTCGACCTTGGCGGTGGGCAGTTCAATCCGGCCACCATGCCGGCGGACGAGTTCCCCGCGAAGTATGTCGACAACCTGCGGTTCGAGCAGACCAAGATGGCCACGGCGGTGCCGATGGGGGCGCTGCGCGCGCCGACCTCGAACGCCATGGCCTTCGTCATGCAGAGCTTCCTCGACGAGGTGGCCATCGCCACCGGCAAGGACCTGCCGACGCTGATGCTGGAACTGACCGATGGCGTGGAAGCAGAGCCGCCGACGCAGGGCTTCCTCGGCCCGCAGCCGGGCTTTTCCGCCCCGCGCCTGCAGGCGGTTACCCGCAAGGTGCTGGAAATGTCGCCCTGGGGCGAGGAAATGCCCGAAGGCCACGCACTGGGCTTCGGCTTCTACTACAGCCACATGGGCTATTTCGCCGAAGTGGTGGAAGCCAGCCTCGACCCGCGCAACAACCCGCAGGTGCACAATGTCTGGGTGGCGGGCGACGTCGGCCGCCAGATCATCAACCCCTATGGCGCACTGAACCAGGTGGAAGGTGCGATCATCGACGGTCTCGGCCAGGCGATGCAGCTGGCGGTGGAAATCGAGGGCGGCGCTGCCAAGCAGTCCAACTTCCACAACTACCCGCTGCCGCGCATGCCGATGACGCCGCAGATCCACACCGAATGGGTGCTGTCGGACAACGATCCCACGGGCCTTGGCGAACCCGCCCTGCCCCCGGTGATCCCGGCGCTGACCAATGCCCTGTTCGCCCTGACCGGCACGCGCGTACGCTCGCTGCCGATCAAGCGGGAAATGTTCGCTTAA
- a CDS encoding ATP-binding cassette domain-containing protein: protein MSFDVNIDMAVDDHAFALEFTSDAKLTALVGPSGVGKTSTLNAIAGLLRPRAGHIRVAGEVLFDAAAGIDLPPEKRRAGYVFQDARLFPHRKVAANLAYGEKLAPPAERWISQAEVVDLLEIGHLLERLPASLSGGEARRVAIGRALLSAPRFLLLDEPLSSLDESRAETLLSLIERLRDELDLPILFVSHSSAEVDRLAGRVVDMTASRPG from the coding sequence ATGTCCTTTGACGTGAATATCGACATGGCGGTGGACGACCACGCCTTCGCGCTGGAATTCACTTCCGATGCCAAGCTGACCGCGCTGGTCGGCCCGTCGGGCGTGGGCAAGACCAGCACGCTCAACGCCATTGCCGGCCTGCTGCGCCCGCGCGCCGGACACATCCGGGTGGCGGGAGAGGTGCTGTTCGATGCTGCCGCGGGGATCGACCTGCCGCCCGAGAAGCGCCGCGCGGGCTACGTCTTCCAGGACGCGCGACTGTTCCCGCATCGCAAGGTGGCGGCAAACCTTGCCTATGGCGAGAAGCTGGCACCGCCAGCCGAGCGCTGGATCAGCCAGGCAGAAGTGGTCGACCTGCTGGAGATCGGCCACCTCTTGGAGCGGCTCCCCGCATCGCTTTCAGGCGGCGAGGCGCGTCGCGTCGCCATAGGGCGCGCGCTGCTGTCCGCCCCGCGCTTCCTGCTGCTGGACGAGCCGTTGTCGTCGCTGGACGAGAGCCGCGCGGAAACGCTGCTGTCGCTGATCGAGCGATTGCGCGACGAACTGGACCTGCCGATCCTGTTCGTCAGCCATTCTTCCGCGGAAGTGGATCGCCTGGCGGGCCGGGTGGTCGATATGACCGCATCCCGGCCCGGCTGA
- the modB gene encoding molybdate ABC transporter permease subunit, producing MTDALLTPAEWSIVTLSLKVSMAAVLVTMPIAYALAWVIARRRFPGRMLLDALVHLPLVLPPVVTGWLLLVLLGRNGAVGSWLYETFGITLVFNWTGAAVAAGVMALPLMVRAMRLSIEAVDRRLVGAARTLGASPLHAFLTITLPLSLPGIAAGAMLGFARSLGEFGATITFAANIAGQTRTLPLAIYTGLQVPGSESAVTRLAVIAIILSLGALLVSEWLVRCSQGSRAHVL from the coding sequence GTGACCGACGCGCTGCTGACCCCCGCCGAATGGAGCATCGTCACGCTGTCGCTGAAGGTCAGCATGGCGGCGGTGCTGGTGACCATGCCGATCGCCTATGCCCTGGCCTGGGTCATCGCGCGCAGGCGTTTCCCCGGTCGCATGCTGCTGGATGCCCTGGTGCACCTGCCACTGGTGCTGCCGCCCGTCGTCACCGGCTGGCTGCTGCTGGTGCTGCTGGGCCGCAATGGTGCGGTCGGCAGCTGGCTCTACGAGACCTTCGGGATCACGCTGGTGTTCAACTGGACCGGCGCTGCGGTTGCCGCGGGCGTGATGGCTCTGCCGCTGATGGTGCGCGCCATGCGGCTGTCGATCGAGGCGGTGGACCGGCGGCTGGTCGGCGCGGCGCGCACGCTGGGCGCCTCGCCCTTGCACGCCTTCCTCACCATCACCCTGCCGCTCAGCCTGCCGGGCATCGCGGCGGGTGCCATGCTCGGCTTTGCCCGATCGCTGGGAGAGTTCGGCGCGACCATCACCTTCGCCGCCAACATCGCCGGGCAGACGCGCACACTGCCGCTTGCCATCTACACCGGTTTGCAGGTGCCGGGCTCGGAGAGCGCCGTTACCAGGCTGGCGGTGATCGCGATCATCCTGTCGCTGGGTGCGCTGCTGGTATCCGAATGGCTGGTCCGTTGCTCGCAAGGGAGCCGCGCCCATGTCCTTTGA
- the modA gene encoding molybdate ABC transporter substrate-binding protein: MWGTRFRSGLATLAALVLAAGCAPAEEAGPVVLAAASMQEGLTAAANAWEAQGQPAPVVSFASSAAVARQVGEGGPADLVVIADREWIDWLEAREALGSQPRALVTNGLVVVAPLETAGPDSLAELAANPDAGRLAMGEPGSVPAGKFARVALQSMGLWEALAPRVVPGDNVRVSLALVERGEVPLGIVYASDAQASRNVRVVQRIDPDMHPPIIYYLARTRSSRHPDAQGFADFLASQQGRAIIAGHGFGWP, from the coding sequence ATGTGGGGAACCCGCTTCAGATCCGGCCTGGCCACGCTGGCGGCACTGGTGCTGGCAGCCGGTTGCGCGCCTGCTGAAGAGGCGGGGCCGGTGGTGCTGGCGGCGGCCAGCATGCAGGAAGGGCTGACTGCGGCCGCCAATGCCTGGGAGGCGCAGGGCCAGCCCGCCCCAGTGGTCTCCTTCGCGTCCAGCGCGGCGGTTGCGCGGCAGGTGGGCGAGGGCGGCCCGGCTGACCTTGTCGTCATTGCCGACCGGGAATGGATCGATTGGCTGGAGGCGCGCGAAGCGCTTGGCAGCCAGCCGCGCGCGCTGGTCACCAACGGGCTTGTCGTTGTCGCACCACTGGAGACTGCCGGCCCGGATAGCCTTGCCGAACTGGCTGCCAATCCCGATGCAGGTCGCCTTGCCATGGGTGAGCCGGGCAGCGTGCCGGCGGGCAAATTCGCTCGCGTCGCTCTCCAGTCGATGGGCCTGTGGGAGGCGCTCGCCCCGCGCGTGGTGCCGGGCGACAACGTGCGCGTCTCGCTGGCGCTGGTGGAGCGCGGCGAGGTGCCGCTGGGCATCGTCTATGCCAGCGACGCCCAGGCCAGCCGCAATGTCCGCGTGGTGCAACGCATCGATCCGGACATGCACCCGCCGATCATCTATTATCTCGCCCGGACGCGCTCCTCGCGCCATCCGGATGCGCAGGGCTTTGCCGATTTCCTGGCCAGCCAGCAGGGCCGCGCCATCATCGCCGGACACGGGTTTGGCTGGCCGTGA